In one Drosophila pseudoobscura strain MV-25-SWS-2005 chromosome X, UCI_Dpse_MV25, whole genome shotgun sequence genomic region, the following are encoded:
- the LOC117185184 gene encoding phospholipase A1 2-like, with protein MTPFTPVLLLLALGLAGSSESETQKGLDLGARLEQLQDTLQQVFVGLPLGITFSQLNKLCSTIVDLGLVQTKIIPDMSRMSFLLRTDECQNVSIPLTEAEKLWEAPGFYQDRPTVIFITGWRTSITDSNSGPADKAYNCRNDTNFVLLDAADFIDTLYSWSALNTEVIGAYVAEALLKLDRSYVIQKVHLVGHSLGAQIAGSAGRNFKKLSEGATLARVTGLDPANPCFYKGNDPKGVRSGDAEFVDIIHTNPGVLGTPKVVGDADFFVHGDSPFQTGCGILTVTKVPCSHERAVEYWTETVYRTNGNSFLGKHCVRETDLSDARNCKDTRTVMGHDASVRERGIFYVDANDEEPFGTNANPEAYTSSNSQCGAC; from the exons ATGACACCTTTCACTCCGGTGCTGCTTCTTCTGGCCCTGGGCCTGGCTGGTTCCAGTGAAAGTGAGACCCAGAAAGGACTGGACTTGGGAGCGCGGCTGGAACAGCTGCAGGATACGCTGCAGCAAGTGTTCGTTGGGCTTCCGCTGGGCATCACCTTCTCCCAGCTCAACAAACTATGCAGCACAATCGTGGACCTAGGCCTTGTCCAGACAAAGATTATACCGGACATGTCGCGCATGAGTTTCCTTCTGCGCACTGACGAGTGCCAGAATGTCAGCATTCCGCTTACTGAGGCCGAGAAGCTGTGGGAGGCGCCGGGCTTCTACCAGGATCGGCCCACAGTCATCTTCATTACGGGCTGGCGGACGAGCATTACCGATTCGAACAGTGGACCAGCTGACAAGGCCTATAACTGCCGCAACGACACCAATTTTGTG TTGCTGGATGCAGCCGACTTCATCGACACCCTATACTCGTGGTCGGCCCTGAACACGGAGGTCATCGGGGCGTATGTGGCGGAGGCCCTGCTGAAGCTGGACAGATCCTATGTGATCCAGAAAGTGCACTTGGTGGGACACAGCCTGGGGGCGCAGATTGCGGGATCGGCAGGCCGCAACTTCAAAAAGTTGTCAGAGGGAGCGACTCTGGCGCGAGTGACGGGCCTGGACCCGGCCAACCCTTGTTTCTACAAAGGCAACGATCCAAAGGGCGTACGGAGCGGCGATGCAGAGTTCGTCGACATCATACACACGAATCCCGGCGTTCTGGGCACACCGAAGGTCGTGGGCGACGCTGACTTCTTTGTCCATGGAGATTCTCCATTTCAGACCGGCTGCGGGATTTTGACGGTCACAAAAGTCCCATGCTCGCACGAACGTGCCGTCGAATACTGGACTGAGACTGTGTATCGCACGAACGGAAATAGCTTCCTTGGCAAGCACTGCGTTCGGGAAACGGATCTCTCGGATGCACGCAATTGTAAGGATACGCGGACAGTCATGGGACACGATGCCAGTGTCCGTGAGCGTGGGATCTTCTATGTGGATGCTAACGACGAAGAGCCGTTCGGCACAAATGCAAACCCGGAGGCCTACACCTCAAGCAATAGCCAGTGCGGAGCCTGTTAG
- the LOC6901227 gene encoding glycine-rich cell wall structural protein 2: MHSTTRRLALAGLLVALGVTAFAKPHGSWSSGGSSGGGGGGWSSGGNKISISAWPSSGGSGWQSGGGSSGWPSGGGSSGWSSGGSSGWPSGGGGGSSGWKVSSGGGGGSGWSSALSGLSDWKSQALTSLSSLSSGWKSGGGGGGGWSSGGGGGSGWKSGGGSGGSGWKSGGGGGGGWKSGGGSGGSGWSLGSSSSAWPSKSSSGWSSGGSGGGGGWSW; this comes from the exons ATGCATTCGACAACGCGACGTTTGGCCCTGGCCGGTCTCCTGGTGGCTCTGGGTGTCACCGCCTTTGCCAAGCCACAcggcagctggagcagcggaggcagcagcggtggaggcggcggtggctggTCCTCGGGAGGCAACAAGATCAGCATCAGCGCCTGGCCCTCTAGCGGTG gtagCGGCTGGCAGAGTGGCGGAGGAAGCAGCGGCTGGCCCAGTGGAGGGGGAAGCAGTGGATGGTCCTCGGGTGGATCCTCGGGCTGGCCCagcggtggaggcggcgggAGCTCTGGATGGAAAGTGAGCTCGGGCGGCGGAGGTGGATCCGGCTGGTCGAGTGCCTTATCCGGCCTATCCGACTGGAAGTCCCAAGCCTTGACAAGCCTCAGCAGCCTCAGCAGCGGCTGGAAGAGCggtggtggcggaggcggaggctggTCAAGCGGTGGAGGCGGGGGCAGTGGTTGGAagagtggcggcggcagcggagGCAGCGGCTGGAagagcggcggcggcgggggcggAGGTTGGAAgagcggcggtggcagcggagGCAGCGGATGGTCCTTGGGCAGCAGCTCCTCGGCCTGGCCCAGCAAGAGCAGCAGTGGCTGGTCCTCCGGCGGCAGTGGAGGTGGCGGCGGCTGGAGCTGGTGA
- the LOC4814550 gene encoding vitellogenin-3, producing MGNPRRIHDQHQGRHGLAKMTGRLLLMGLLVVQLARPIQSIEWTLPDVIDSIGSVSTSIIDPSLLPTPQGLLDGSKQLIAGYPFEYVSSTLNFICSQALSSHKIKSKFTPDINKMNFQLQGACTKTNFALTDAESMWKSPEFNPKKKVVILATGWTTTVNGSDTIDVLSKAYNCRGDVNFVAVDAARFVDTLYTWSAFNTEEIGENIAHGLVHLLDLVPVENIHLIGHSLGAHIVGSAGRHLQRLTGKTIPRITGLDPAKPCFNEGEILSGLLRGDAAFIDVIHSNPGVLGKKDPLGDADFYPGGIHPLPEGCYSVVCAHARAWQYYAESVFPGNEHNFMATRCNSMQRLRDLRCPGNEHPMGYAAPTTIRGNYFLEVSGTSPYGKHANIVRTMSHEHCGVCPNGPDSTTTPTSTPSQS from the exons ATGGGTAACCCAAGACGCATTCATGACCAGCATCAGGGCCGCCATGGCCTGGCCAAGATGACAGGGCGACTACTGTTGATGGGACTGCTTGTGGTCCAGTTGGCCCGCCCAATTCAGTCCATTGAGTGGACCCTGCCCGATGTCATAGACTCGATTGGCTCCGTCAGCACGAGCATCATCGATCCCAGCCTCCTGCCCACTCCCCAGGGCCTGCTCGATGGCAGCAAGCAGTTGATTGCCGGCTACCCCTTTGAGTATGTCTCCAGCACTCTCAATTTCATAT GTTCCCAGGCCCTGTCCTCGCATAAAATCAAGTCCAAGTTTACGCCGGACATCAATAAGATGAACTTCCAGCTCCAGGGCGCCTGCACCAAGACCAACTTTGCGCTTACCGACGCGGAATCCATGTGGAAGAGCCCGGAGTTTAATCCCAAGAAGAAGGTCGTCATCTTGGCCACCGGCTGGACCACCACAGTGAATGGCTCCGACACCATAGATGTCCTGTCCAAGGCCTATAATTGTCGCGGTGATGTCAACTTTGTG GCTGTGGATGCGGCTCGGTTCGTGGACACCCTGTACACATGGTCGGCTTTCAACACGGAGGAGATTGGCGAGAACATTGCCCATGGCCTGGTCCATTTGCTGGACCTGGTGCCCGTGGAAAACATTCATCTTATTGGCCACAGTCTGGGCGCTCACATTGTGGGCTCTGCGGGTCGGCATCTGCAACGTCTGACGGGCAAGACGATACCACGGATCACCGGCCTGGACCCGGCCAAGCCATGCTTCAACGAGGGCGAGATTCTGTCCGGCCTGCTGCGCGGCGATGCCGCCTTCATCGACGTGATACACAGCAACCCGGGGGTGCTGGGCAAGAAGGATCCGCTGGGGGACGCCGACTTCTATCCGGGCGGCATCCATCCGTTGCCCGAGGGCTGCTACTCGGTGGTCTGTGCCCATGCCCGCGCCTGGCAGTACTACGCGGAGTCCGTCTTTCCCGGCAACGAGCATAACTTCATGGCCACGCGATGCAACTCAATGCAGCGCCTGCGAGATCTCCGCTGCCCGGGCAACGAGCACCCCATGGGCTACGCCGCGCCGACCACCATCCGGGGCAACTACTTCCTGGAGGTCAGCGGCACATCCCCGTACGGCAAGCATGCCAACATCGTGCGCACGATGAGTCATGAGCATTGCGGCGTCTGTCCCAATGGGCCGGACTCGACCACTACCCCGACCTCGACTCCGAGCCAGTCCTAA
- the LOC6901226 gene encoding glycine-rich protein DOT1 produces MRSALLVLFLCGMLFAFSSAGLLGGGGGGGGGYGSGGQGGWQNNGGGGGGHGGGGQGGWQKNGGGGGGQGGWQNNGGGGGGGGAQGGWQKNGGGGGGQGGWQNGGGGQGGWQNGGGGQGGWQNGGGSGGHGGGKSLAGNRGSSVSWQGGNGGGGGGKHGGGGGGAGGKHGGGW; encoded by the coding sequence ATGCGTAGCGCTCTACTCGTTCTCTTCCTTTGCGGCATGCTATTCGCATTCTCCTCAGCCGGACtgctgggcggcggcggcgggggtggtggtggttacGGCAGTGGCGGTCAAGGAGGCTGGCAAAATaatggcggcggcgggggtGGTCACGGCGGAGGCGGCCAAGGAGGCTGGCAAAAGaatggcggcggcggggggggGCAAGGAGGCTGGCAAAATaatggtggcggcggcggcggcggaggagcaCAGGGAGGCTGGCAAAAGAAtggcggtggaggaggaggacaaggAGGCTGGCAAAATGGAGGCGGCGGCCAAGGAGGCTGGCAAAATGGAGGAGGCGGCCAAGGAGGCTGGCAAAATGGCGGAGGCAGCGGCGGACACGGCGGTGGCAAGTCCTTGGCCGGGAATCGTGGAAGTTCCGTCTCCTGGCAGGGAGGAaatggcggcggtggcggcggcaagcacggcggcggcggcggaggcgctGGTGGCAAGCACGGTGGAGGCTGGTAG
- the LOC6901225 gene encoding heterogeneous nuclear ribonucleoprotein A1, A2/B1 homolog yields the protein MKLLIVLCALVAGATAGLIRTSSGSGWGSNPWGSSSSGWSSGHSGGGWNNGWSSQPQVIKVIKIGGGGGGWGGSSGGGWGNSGGWGNSGGWGNSGGWGGSSSSNNAWGGNSGWGNGWSGSGSNSGWW from the coding sequence ATGAAGCTGCTCATTGTGCTCTGCGCTCTGGTTGCCGGCGCCACCGCCGGACTCATCCGCACCTcatctggctctggctggggctCCAATCcgtggggcagcagcagcagtggctggAGCAGCGGCCACAGTGGTGGTGGGTGGAACAACGGCTGGTCCTCCCAGCCCCAGGTCATTAAAGTAATCAAgatcggcggcggcggaggcggctgGGGCGGCAGCAGTGGAGGAGGCTGGGGTAACTCTGGCGGCTGGGGCAACTCTGGCGGCTGGGGCAACTCTGGCGGCtggggcggcagcagcagctccaacaaCGCCTGGGGCGGCAACAGCGGCTGGGGCAATGGATggtccggctccggctccaacAGCGGATGGTGGTGA
- the LOC6901229 gene encoding ctenidin-1, with protein MKPFACILVILAAILAVGQASLGGLLGGGGGGGGGGGGGAGGIAQLLQSKLGGLGGGLGGGQGGGGGYSGGGGYSGGGGYSGGGGYSGGGGYSGGGGYSGGGGYSGGGGYSGGGGYSGGGGYSGGGAPQKVIIVKVISEGQSGGYSGGYSGAQSGGYSGAQSGGYSGGYSGAQSGGYSGGQSGGWNKGW; from the coding sequence ATGAAACCCTTTGCCTGCATTCTGGTGATCCTCGCCGCCATCCTGGCCGTTGGTCAGGCCTCCCTTGGCGGTCTCCTCggaggtggcggtggtggaggcggcggcggtggcggtggcgccGGCGGCATTGCACAGCTCCTGCAGAGCAAATTGGGCGGTCTCGGCGGTGGACTTGGAGGAGGAcaaggcggtggcggcggatactctggcggcggcggatactccggcggcggtggttactccggcggcggcggaTACTCTGGCGGCGGCGGATACTCTGGTGGTGGCGGATActctggcggcggcggttACTCCGGTGGCGGCGGATACTCTGGTGGCGGCGGATACTCTGGCGGCGGCGGATACTCTGGTGGCGGTGCTCCCCAGAAGGTCATCATTGTGAAGGTCATCAGTGAGGGACAGTCCGGTGGTTACTCCGGCGGCTACTCCGGCGCCCAGTCTGGAGGCTACTCCGGCGCCCAGTCAGGTGGCTACTCTGGTGGCTACTCCGGTGCTCAGTCCGGAGGCTACTCCGGCGGCCAGTCCGGTGGCTGGAACAAGGGCTGGTAA
- the LOC4814447 gene encoding probable phospholipase A1 magnifin — protein MTPFTPVLLLLALGLAGSSESETQKGLDLGARLEQLQDTLQQVFVGLPLGITFSQLNKLCSTIVDLGLVQTKIIPDMSRMSFLLRTDECQNVSIPLTEAEKLWEAPGFYQDRPTVIFITGWRTSITDSNSGPAAKAYNCRNDTNFVLLDAADFIDTLYSWSALNTEAIGAYVAEALLKLDRSYVIQKVHLVGHSLGAQIAGSAGRNFKKLSEGATLARVTGLDPANPCFYDGNNLGGVRSGDAEFVDIIHTNPGVLGTPKVVGDADFYVEGLFAFKSGCGASVSCSHDRAVKYYSETVYRTNTNNFLGKSCGRYADLWDGRNCNDTRAVMGYGASARDQGFFYVDANDEEPFGTNANPEAYTASNSQCGAC, from the exons ATGACACCTTTCACTCCGGTGCTACTTCTTCTGGCTTTAGGTCTGGCTGGTTCCAGTGAAAGTGAGACCCAGAAAGGACTGGACTTGGGAGCGCGGCTGGAACAGCTGCAGGATACGCTGCAGCAAGTGTTCGTTGGGCTTCCGCTGGGCATCACCTTCTCCCAGCTCAACAAACTATGCAGCACAATCGTTGACCTAGGCCTTGTCCAGACAAAGATTATACCGGACATGTCGCGCATGAGTTTCCTTCTGCGCACTGACGAGTGCCAGAATGTCAGCATTCCGCTTACTGAGGCCGAGAAGCTGTGGGAGGCGCCGGGCTTCTACCAGGATCGGCCCACAGTCATCTTCATTACGGGCTGGCGGACGAGCATTACCGATTCGAACAGTGGACCAGCTGCCAAGGCCTATAACTGCCGCAACGACACCAATTTTGTG TTGCTGGATGCAGCCGACTTCATTGACACCCTCTACTCGTGGTCGGCCCTGAACACGGAGGCCATCGGTGCGTATGTGGCGGAGGCCTTGCTGAAGCTGGACAGATCCTATGTGATCCAGAAAGTGCACTTGGTGGGACACAGCCTGGGGGCGCAGATTGCGGGATCGGCCGGCCGGAACTTCAAAAAGTTGTCAGAGGGAGCGACTCTGGCGCGAGTGACGGGCCTGGACCCGGCCAACCCTTGTTTCTACGATGGCAACAATCTGGGGGGCGTACGGAGCGGCGATGCAGAGTTCGTCGATATCATACACACGAATCCCGGAGTTCTGGGCACACCGAAGGTCGTGGGCGACGCTGACTTCTATGTCGAGGGACTGTTTGCGTTCAAGAGCGGCTGCGGGGCGTCGGTCAGCTGCTCGCACGACCGTGCCGTCAAGTACTATTCCGAGACGGTGTACCGCACCAACACAAATAACTTCCTTGGCAAGAGCTGCGGTCGGTACGCGGATCTCTGGGACGGACGCAATTGTAACGATACCCGGGCTGTCATGGGCTACGGCGCCAGTGCCCGTGATCAGGGGTTTTTCTATGTGGATGCTAACGACGAAGAGCCGTTCGGCACAAATGCAAACCCCGAGGCCTACACCGCAAGCAATAGCCAGTGCGGAGCCTGCTAG